A DNA window from Doryrhamphus excisus isolate RoL2022-K1 chromosome 2, RoL_Dexc_1.0, whole genome shotgun sequence contains the following coding sequences:
- the LOC131119338 gene encoding seipin-like isoform X1 has translation MFILKVGMDPASGHRRVKPFVLFRATLTKFADALQTQMSRLVQRAKRGVLVFSVVMLLLWVSAFLYGSFYYSYMPFVAQSRPVYYYYRTDCESPSSFLCSYPMANVSLLTNNKPVLTFGQAYRITLQLEMPDSDTNRDLGMFMIRTTCFSRDGSQMASSARSARQLSLTSSSRFSMLRYRSDLLRTISTLMFLPAFLSGMAEQKQLLEVELFSEYTDDPYSPSVTAVIEILSDKAHVYSSQLRIHACFTGIRYLLFHFPVLSALVGVSTNFLFLSVILVMSYMRLLLGLEWRPEQQVQVTRAAGSSGTRGVNNGSAGAAQPPDLPSLTDTRRRQRNQLEGAQRNK, from the exons atgtttattttaaag GTGGGAATGGATCCAGCATCCGGTCATCGCCGCGTGAAGCCGTTTGTGCTTTTCCGAGCAACGCTGACCAAGTTCGCCGATGCCCTGCAGACTCAAATGTCCCGTCTGGTTCAGAGAGCCAAGCGGGGAGTTCTTGTCTTCTCCGTGGTGATGCTGCTCCTCTGGGTGTCCGCCTTCTTGTACGGGAGCTTCTACTACTCCTACATGCCCTTCGTGGCTCAGTCCAGACCTGTGTACTATTACTACAG gACAGACTGTGAATCCCCATCCTCGTTTCTGTGCTCCTATCCCATGGCCAATGTCTCCCTGTTGACCAACAACAAACCT GTGTTGACATTTGGCCAAGCCTATCGCATCACCCTCCAGCTGGAGATGCCGGATTCCGACACCAACCGGGACCTGGGGATGTTCATGATCAGGACGACCTGCTTCTCTCGTGACGGAAGCCAAATGGCGTCGTCCGCACGCTCG GCAAGGCAGCTGTCACTCACCTCCAGTTCCCGTTTT AGCATGCTACGCTACCGGTCCGACCTCCTGAGGACCATATCCACGCTGATGTTCCTGCCGGCGTTCCTGAGCGGAATGGCTGAGCAGAAGCAGTTGTTGGAGGTGGAGCTCTTCTCGGAATACACGGACGACCCG TATTCCCCCTCCGTCACGGCCGTCATCGAGATTCTGTCCGACAAGGCGCACGTCTACTCCTCCCAGCTCCGCATCCACGCCTGCTTCACTGGCATCAG GTACCTGTTGTTCCACTTCCCCGTCCTGTCAGCCCTGGTGGGCGTGTCCACTAACTTCCTCTTCCTGAGCGTCATCTTGGTGATGAGCTACATGAGACTGCTTCTAGGCTTGGAATGGAGACCGGAGCAG CAGGTCCAAGTCACCCGAGCAGCAGGAAGTAGCGGCACCCGTGGCGTGAATAATGGTTCTGcgg GCGCTGCTCAGCCACCGGACTTGCCGAGTTTGACGGACACCAGAAGACGGCAGAGGAATCAGTTAGAAGGAGCACAACGCAACAAATGA
- the LOC131119338 gene encoding seipin-like isoform X3: MFILKVGMDPASGHRRVKPFVLFRATLTKFADALQTQMSRLVQRAKRGVLVFSVVMLLLWVSAFLYGSFYYSYMPFVAQSRPVYYYYRTDCESPSSFLCSYPMANVSLLTNNKPVLTFGQAYRITLQLEMPDSDTNRDLGMFMIRTTCFSRDGSQMASSARSARQLSLTSSSRFSMLRYRSDLLRTISTLMFLPAFLSGMAEQKQLLEVELFSEYTDDPYSPSVTAVIEILSDKAHVYSSQLRIHACFTGIRYLLFHFPVLSALVGVSTNFLFLSVILVMSYMRLLLGLEWRPEQALLSHRTCRV, encoded by the exons atgtttattttaaag GTGGGAATGGATCCAGCATCCGGTCATCGCCGCGTGAAGCCGTTTGTGCTTTTCCGAGCAACGCTGACCAAGTTCGCCGATGCCCTGCAGACTCAAATGTCCCGTCTGGTTCAGAGAGCCAAGCGGGGAGTTCTTGTCTTCTCCGTGGTGATGCTGCTCCTCTGGGTGTCCGCCTTCTTGTACGGGAGCTTCTACTACTCCTACATGCCCTTCGTGGCTCAGTCCAGACCTGTGTACTATTACTACAG gACAGACTGTGAATCCCCATCCTCGTTTCTGTGCTCCTATCCCATGGCCAATGTCTCCCTGTTGACCAACAACAAACCT GTGTTGACATTTGGCCAAGCCTATCGCATCACCCTCCAGCTGGAGATGCCGGATTCCGACACCAACCGGGACCTGGGGATGTTCATGATCAGGACGACCTGCTTCTCTCGTGACGGAAGCCAAATGGCGTCGTCCGCACGCTCG GCAAGGCAGCTGTCACTCACCTCCAGTTCCCGTTTT AGCATGCTACGCTACCGGTCCGACCTCCTGAGGACCATATCCACGCTGATGTTCCTGCCGGCGTTCCTGAGCGGAATGGCTGAGCAGAAGCAGTTGTTGGAGGTGGAGCTCTTCTCGGAATACACGGACGACCCG TATTCCCCCTCCGTCACGGCCGTCATCGAGATTCTGTCCGACAAGGCGCACGTCTACTCCTCCCAGCTCCGCATCCACGCCTGCTTCACTGGCATCAG GTACCTGTTGTTCCACTTCCCCGTCCTGTCAGCCCTGGTGGGCGTGTCCACTAACTTCCTCTTCCTGAGCGTCATCTTGGTGATGAGCTACATGAGACTGCTTCTAGGCTTGGAATGGAGACCGGAGCAG GCGCTGCTCAGCCACCGGACTTGCCGAGTTTGA
- the LOC131119338 gene encoding seipin-like isoform X2: protein MFILKVGMDPASGHRRVKPFVLFRATLTKFADALQTQMSRLVQRAKRGVLVFSVVMLLLWVSAFLYGSFYYSYMPFVAQSRPVYYYYRTDCESPSSFLCSYPMANVSLLTNNKPVLTFGQAYRITLQLEMPDSDTNRDLGMFMIRTTCFSRDGSQMASSARSARQLSLTSSSRFSMLRYRSDLLRTISTLMFLPAFLSGMAEQKQLLEVELFSEYTDDPYSPSVTAVIEILSDKAHVYSSQLRIHACFTGIRYLLFHFPVLSALVGVSTNFLFLSVILVMSYMRLLLGLEWRPEQVQVTRAAGSSGTRGVNNGSAGAAQPPDLPSLTDTRRRQRNQLEGAQRNK from the exons atgtttattttaaag GTGGGAATGGATCCAGCATCCGGTCATCGCCGCGTGAAGCCGTTTGTGCTTTTCCGAGCAACGCTGACCAAGTTCGCCGATGCCCTGCAGACTCAAATGTCCCGTCTGGTTCAGAGAGCCAAGCGGGGAGTTCTTGTCTTCTCCGTGGTGATGCTGCTCCTCTGGGTGTCCGCCTTCTTGTACGGGAGCTTCTACTACTCCTACATGCCCTTCGTGGCTCAGTCCAGACCTGTGTACTATTACTACAG gACAGACTGTGAATCCCCATCCTCGTTTCTGTGCTCCTATCCCATGGCCAATGTCTCCCTGTTGACCAACAACAAACCT GTGTTGACATTTGGCCAAGCCTATCGCATCACCCTCCAGCTGGAGATGCCGGATTCCGACACCAACCGGGACCTGGGGATGTTCATGATCAGGACGACCTGCTTCTCTCGTGACGGAAGCCAAATGGCGTCGTCCGCACGCTCG GCAAGGCAGCTGTCACTCACCTCCAGTTCCCGTTTT AGCATGCTACGCTACCGGTCCGACCTCCTGAGGACCATATCCACGCTGATGTTCCTGCCGGCGTTCCTGAGCGGAATGGCTGAGCAGAAGCAGTTGTTGGAGGTGGAGCTCTTCTCGGAATACACGGACGACCCG TATTCCCCCTCCGTCACGGCCGTCATCGAGATTCTGTCCGACAAGGCGCACGTCTACTCCTCCCAGCTCCGCATCCACGCCTGCTTCACTGGCATCAG GTACCTGTTGTTCCACTTCCCCGTCCTGTCAGCCCTGGTGGGCGTGTCCACTAACTTCCTCTTCCTGAGCGTCATCTTGGTGATGAGCTACATGAGACTGCTTCTAGGCTTGGAATGGAGACCGGAGCAG GTCCAAGTCACCCGAGCAGCAGGAAGTAGCGGCACCCGTGGCGTGAATAATGGTTCTGcgg GCGCTGCTCAGCCACCGGACTTGCCGAGTTTGACGGACACCAGAAGACGGCAGAGGAATCAGTTAGAAGGAGCACAACGCAACAAATGA
- the rnaseh2c gene encoding ribonuclease H2 subunit C — protein sequence MSSSGNVTRLDASSLGQAPREPLHFIPCEIEHNGPAEISRYFTAAIKDRKQEKTVSFRGRGLKGQDLSCPHGYTGLVLKDVNKTGSDQEDRTLKVTSLFDKLTYWNLETPPNSDDAVVMAMDWPELAEAIHGPVET from the exons ATGTCCTCTTCAGGCAACGTGACCCGTCTTGATGCGTCATCTTTGGGCCAGGCACCCCGGGAACCACTTCACTTCATCCCCTGTGAGATTGAACACAATGGACCAGCCGAGATCTCGCGGTACTTCACTGCTGCCATAAAGGACCGTAAACAGG AGAAGACGGTGTCATTCAGGGGTCGTGGTCTCAAGGGACAGGACCTCTCCTGTCCACATGGCTACACCGGACTTGTCCTCAAGGACGTCAACAAAACCGGCTCTGATCAGGAG GACAGGACCCTGAAGGTGACCTCGTTGTTTGATAAGCTGACTTACTGGAACCTGGAGACGCCGCCTAACTCAGACGATGCGGTGGTGATGGCGATGGACTGGCCCGAGCTCGCTGAGGCG ATTCATGGACCGGTGGAAACCTGA